The sequence below is a genomic window from Oscillospiraceae bacterium.
AGATAAACCCGCTGAGCCATGCCTTTATCTCCTCCATCTCCACGCCGTCTGCGTCACCCGGCCGGTCCACCACCACCAGGGCGCAGCCCGTCCGCCGGGCGGCCTCCGCCTTGGCGCCGAAGCCCCCCGCCGCGCCGCTGGCCTTGGTGACCAGCGCGGCGATTTCATACTGCCGGATCAGGGCGGCGTTCAGCTGCGCCGAAAAGGGCCCCTGCATACACAAAATGTGGGCGGGCGGGAAGCCCAGCGCCAGGCAGCGCCCCAGGGAATCCAGGCTGGGCAGCACCCTGGGAAAGGCCCGCTCCCGCAGGCCGTCCACAGCAAAGGGCTCCAGCTCCTTGGCCCCTGTGGTCAGGAGCAGATTGCCCGGTATCTGTTTACATAACTTCGCCGCCCCGGGCAGATCCGGGGCGTGGAGCCAGTCCCCGGCCTCCTCCCCCACGGGGCGGAGCAGGCGGCGGCGGGGCAGGCCCGCGGCGGCGCAGGCCGCCGCCAGATTGCGGCTGACCTCCACGGCGTAGGGGTGGGTGGCGTCCACGGCGCAGGCGAAGGGCCGGGAGGCCATCAGCTCCTCCATCCCCACCCGGTCCAGCCGCCCGGTGTGGACGGCGACGCCGGGACGGCTGGGGGCCAGCGCCTCCCCGTACCCGGTGGCCACGCAGAGGGTGACCCGGGCGCCTCTGTCCGCCAGCCAGTCCGCCAGCAGGCGGCCCTCCGTGGTGCCGCCGAAGAGCAGGATCTCCACTAGCGCTCCCTCTGGAGGTAGCCCCGGGGGGTGACCATCTTCCCGCCCAGCACCATGGTCTGGCTGCTGCCCACAAAGACGGTGGTGAACATGTCGGCCTCCACGTCCTTCAGCTCCTCCAGGGTACAGATGTGGGCCTCCTCCCCCGCCCGGCCGATGCTGCGCACCCAGCCGCAGACGGTGGTGCCGTCTTTCTCCCGCAGGAGAATGTCGCAGGCCCGGCGCAGGTAGTCCGGCCTGTGCCTGCTGGCCGGGTTGTAGAGGCAGATTACGAAGTCCGCCCGGGCCGCCAGGGTGAGCCGGGCCTCGATCTTCTCCCATGGGGTCATCAGGTCGGAGAGGGACACCACTGCGAAGTCGTGGGTCAGGGGAGCCCCCAGCAGCGCGGCCCCGCCGCAGGCGGCGGTGACGCCGGGCAGCACCTCGATCTCCACGGGCGGGTAGTCCTGGGCCACCTCGTAAATCAGCCCCGCCATACCGTACACCCCGGAGTCCCCGGAGCAGACCACCGCCACGTCCTTCCCGGCCACGGCGGCCTCCACCGCCGCCCGGCAGCGGTCCTCCTCCCGGCGCATGCCGGTGGACAGGTACTCCTTCTCCGGGAAGTCCGCCCGCACCAGCTCCACGTAGGCGGAGTAGCCCACGATAAGCCCGCACGCCTCCAGGGCGGCGCGGGCGCGGAGGGTCAAATCGGCCCCAGCGCCGGGGCCCAGCCCCACAACGGTCAATTTCATACGGTCAATCTCCTTCAAATTTCACGGTAAAGGGGGCCGCGGCCACCGCCACGGTGACCCCCCGCCCCACCGTCTTTTTCACCAGCAGCGCCCCCCCGGAGCCCAGCACGGCGGCGCGCTCGCACACGTTGTCCACCCCCGTGGTCCGCGCCACGAAGACAGAAGGGGTGAATTCCCCCTCCGCCCCGGCCAGCGCCGAGGCCGGGAAGCAGGTCAGCGGCCAGTCCCGGCGGCGGCAGAACTCCAGCAGGCCGGGCTCGTCCTGCTTGAGGTCGATGGAGCACACCCGGCACACCCCGCGGGGGGACAGCCCGTAGGCCTCCAGCACCCCGTCCACCGCATCGGCGATGACCTGCGCGCCCGTACCCCGGCGGCACCCGATCCCCAGGGTGAGCACGGGCGGGATAAGCCGCAGCGTCTCGGCAAAGGGGGCCTTCTCCGCCTGCGCCGTCACGCAGAAGCCCAGCCTGTGCGGCCCAAAATGCACCCCGGAAGGCAGTTCTCCCTGTATAGGAAAATCACTTTCCACGCCTACGGATTCCCCCGCCAGCAGGGCGGCGGAGATGTGCTTGGCGGCGGTCCGCCCGTCAAGGTAAAGCCCTTGACCCACAGCCCACTCGTCCACGGCGAACAGCCCGTTCACATCGGTGGCGGTGGACACCGCCGCCGTCCCGCCGGTCAGCGCCGCCAGACGCCGGGCCAGGGCGTTGGCCCCCCCGGCGTGGCCGGACAGGAGGGGCACGGCGAAGCGCCCCGCCTCGTCCACGCTCACCACGGCGGGGTCGGTGAACTTGTCCCGCACCCAGGGCGCTATGGCCCGCACGGCGATGCCGCTGGCCCCCACGAAAATGAGCCCCCCGCAGTCCGCGAACCGCTCCCCCGTCCATCCGGACAGGCTGCCGTAGGCGGACAGGCCCGCCCCCTGGGCCAGCCTTGCCGGGGCGGCGCATACGCAGTCCTCCCCCTGGGCCTCCAGCGCCGCCGCCAGCCGCTGCGCCAGCGCCAGCCCCCGGGCCGTGAAGGCGGTGAGGGCCAGCTTCATTCCTCCGTCCCCGCCCGGTAGCCGTGGGTGAAGCCGGGGTCGTAGAGCTTGGAGCGCTCATAGGGATTTCCCAGGAAACCGCCCACGGTGATGAGGGCGGTCTTGGTCACGCCGTGCGCCCGGGCCGTCCGGGCCAGGGTGGACACGGTGCAGCGGTACACCCGCTGCTCCGGCCAGGTGGCCTTATAGACGATGGCGGCGGGGGTGTCGGGGGCGTAGCCCCCCGCCATCAGCTCCCGCTCCGCCTCCTCCAGCAGCCCGGTGGACAGGAAGAGCACCATGGTGCAGCCGTGGGAGGCCATTTTGCGCAGCTCCTCCCCCTCCGGCACTGGGGTGCGCCCCGCCATGCGGGTGATGATGACGCTCTGGGACACGCCGGGCAGAGTGTATTCCGCCTCCAGCGCCGCCGCCGCTCCCGAGAAGGAGGACACGCCTGGGGTCACGTCGTAGGGGATGCCCCGCCCGTCCAGCGCGTCCATCTGCTCCCGGATGGCCCCGTAGAGGGAGGGGTCCCCGGTGTGGAGGCGGACAATATGCTTCCCCTCCGCCTGCGCCCCGGCCATGACGGAAATTACCTCCTCCAGCGTCATGCCCGCGCTGTCGTACACGGCACAGCCGGGCTTTTTGTACTCCAATAGGGCGGGGTTCACCAGGCTCCCGGCGTAGATGACCACGTCGGCCTCCCCCAGCAGCTTCGCGCCCCGGACGGTGATGAGATCCGCCGCCCCCGGCCCCGCGCCGATAAAATGTACCATAAAATCCACCTTCCTGTTTGGCGCCCCTGTAGGGGGCGCTGTCCGCGCAGCGGACTGAGGGGTCACTCGGCCCGGTGGAGGGCCATCAGCCCCTCCGCGCCGGGCGTCTTTCCTAAAATACCGTACCGGTTGGAGAAAAACACCGCCTCCACGGCCAGCTCCCCCGCCCTGCGCTTGAGGGCCCGGTCCAGCTCCACGGCCAGGGAGGCCATCACGGCCTCCCGCAGCCCGGCGGCGTCCAGCAGGGGGACGGCCTCGTCGGTGGTGGCCGTATCGAAGAGGGCGCGAACCAGCGCCCGGTCCCCGCCGCAGAGGGCGGCGTGGGTGCACAGCGCCTCCCGCCTGCCGTCGGCCACCCGGGAGTGGGTGTTCATGGCCCCCGCCGCCACCTTGCACAGCTTGCCCAGGTGGCCCACCAGCAGCAGGCTGCGGAAGCCCAGCAGGGCGGCGTGGTCGATTGCCTCGCCGATATAGTTGCTGCACGTGGCCTGCCGTTCCATGGACAGGCCCAACACGTCCCGGGAGAAATCCTCGCCGTAGTTGCCGGGGGTGACCAGCACGTCCCGCACCCCGGCGGCGCGGCGGAGGCTGAGCTCCAGGCGCAGGGAGTCGATGAGGGCGGCCTCGCTCATGGGCCGGACGATGCCGGAGGTGCCCAGGATGGAGATCCCCCCCTCGATGCCCAGCCGGGGGTTGAAGGTCTTGCCCGCCAGCGCCTCCCCCCCGGGCACCGAGACGGTGATTTTCACGCCGCAGTCCGCCCCCGCCTCGTCCAGCGCCGCCCGCGCCTGCGCCGCGATCATCTGCCGGGGCACCCGGTTGATGGCGGCGGCGCCGATGGGCTGGTCCAGGCCGGGCCGGGTCACCCGGCCCACGCCCGCCCCGCCGTCGACGGCGATCTCCCGCCCCGCCAGGCGCTCCGCCCGGGCGTAAACCAGCGCCCCGTCGGTCACGTCCGGGTCGTCCCCGCCGTCCTTGCGCACCGCGCAGGAGGCCCAGCCCGGCCCGGCGGCGCAGTCCAGCAGCTCGGCCTCCACCGTTATCCCCGCCGGGGTCTCCACCCGCACCGCGCTCAGCCGCGTCCCGGTGAGCAGCAGCGTGGCCGCGCCCCGGGCCGCGGCGGCGGCGCAGGTGCCGGTGGTGTAGCCGCAGCGCAGGCGCTCCCGGCCCACGGGGATATAATGCTCCAGCTTCGCCACGCTCTTCCCTCCAAACCGCATAAAAAGCGGGCCCCTCCTGGTGAGAAGGGGCCCGCCGGATCAGCTCCGTGTGCGCCGACGCTCCCCACCTCGGAGCTCGAAATTCCCTCACACGGCAGGTCTCCTGGCTTGCACATCAACCTCGGACGCCCCTTCCCGGCCTGCGCCAGTGGAGCTATTGCGTCCTCGTCCATGCTTACAGTAGAGGTAAGACTGCGCCGGATTTTCACCGGGCTTCCCTATTGTGCGGCGGAGAACGCCGCACCGTGAAAGTTTGATTACGGATTATTATAGCATGTACCCCAGGGCGAAGTAAAGATTATTCTTGGGGCACAATTACGAATCGCCCTCCTCCATCGGAAATTCCACCCGGGCGGTGAAGAGGTCCGCGTCGCACACCACCCGGAACCGCCCGCCGCAGGCGCGGGTGAAGCTGCTGGCGATGGCCAGCCCCAGCCCGCTGCCCCCGTCGGTGCGGCTCTCGTCCCCCCGGACGAAGCGCTCGGTGAAGTCCACCCCGGCGGGCAGCTCCTCCCGGGAGGTATTTTTCACCTCCGCCCGGGCCGCGCCCCCCTCCGCCCGGAGGGAAATGTAGACCCGACTGCCCTCAAGGGCGTATTGCAGGGCGTTCTGGATCAGGTTCTGGAACACCCGGTAGAGCTTGTCGCCGTCGGCGGAGATAAGCACGGGGGCCTGCGGCAGATCGGTTTTGAAGGTGAGGCCGCTGGCGGAGACGGCCTCGTCCATGTCGGCCAGGGTCTGGCGCAGCAGCTTGGCCAGGTCCAGCCGCTCCAGACTCACCGGCAGGTCGCCGGAGGCCGCCTTGCTGATCTCAAAGACCTCCTGCACCATGGTCTTGAGGCGCAGGGCCTTGTCGTTCAGGATGCGGATATAGTCCCGCACGTGCTCGGGCAGCCCCTCCTCCCGGCCCAGCAGGTCGGCGTAGCTGAGGATGGAGGTCAGGGGGGTCTTCAGGTCGTGGGACACGTTGGCCACCAGCTCCACCTTCATCCGCTCGCTCTTCATCCGCTCGGCCAGCGCGGCCTCCATGCCCCGCTGTACGCCGTCGAGCGCCTGCGCCGCCCCATACAGGTCGGAGCCCTCCGGCAAAGCCAGGGGCGCGGTGAAGCTCCCGGCGCGCAGCGCGGAAATCTGGCCGATCAGCGCGCCCAGCTCCAGGGCGTCCGCACGCTGGCGCCTGAAGCTCCGGTACAGCCCCGCCAGCAGGGCCAGCGCCAGGAGGCAGAGCATGAGGATGAACACCACCTGGGCGTTGGGGCCGTAGTGCACCGCGTTGAGCCCCCAGACCTCCCCCGCCACCGCCGTGGCCAGGACAAAGGGCGCGGTCATGGCCGCCTGCCAGCGGATGCGGCGCAGCACGCGCTTTTGAAAGGGCCGCTCCATCCCGCTTTTGCGGAACAGGCGGAAGAGCGTGCCGCAGAAGCTGTTGCGGAACACGGCGGAGCGGTTGTAGCGCAGATCGTTGACCACCAGGTAGAGCAGGCAGGGCCCCAGCGGAATGAGCAGCCACGTGACCCACGGGTTGGTGGCGTAGCCGGCCCCATAATTCAGGACGTTGAGCGCCACGCCCGCGCTGCCCACCAGGAGCAGCGGCAGCAGCAGCACGGCGGCGAACTTGAACTCCAGCCAGACATGTCCCGTCAGCCTTGCGATGGCCTGATCCGCGGCCTTCTTGTACCTGCGCCAGCACAGGTACCAGATAAACAGGGCCAGTCCAAGCGCCGTCATGCCGTAAATGACCAGGGTAATCACCCTGATCTGGAACACTCGCATGGACAGGCGGTACAGCCCGTCGTTGTTGTACCCGCTGGAGTCGATCTGCAGCAGGGGCTCGGCCCGGCACTGGAGATAGACCTCCAGGCCCGCCCACGCGGGGTCGGCCCGGTAGTTCTCGTAGCCGGGCACCTCCCAGCCCCCATCCCGGTAGTAGCCGTCGCCGTAAATATCCAGGGCCTTGCCGTC
It includes:
- the cbiD gene encoding cobalt-precorrin-5B C(1)-methyltransferase translates to MRFGGKSVAKLEHYIPVGRERLRCGYTTGTCAAAAARGAATLLLTGTRLSAVRVETPAGITVEAELLDCAAGPGWASCAVRKDGGDDPDVTDGALVYARAERLAGREIAVDGGAGVGRVTRPGLDQPIGAAAINRVPRQMIAAQARAALDEAGADCGVKITVSVPGGEALAGKTFNPRLGIEGGISILGTSGIVRPMSEAALIDSLRLELSLRRAAGVRDVLVTPGNYGEDFSRDVLGLSMERQATCSNYIGEAIDHAALLGFRSLLLVGHLGKLCKVAAGAMNTHSRVADGRREALCTHAALCGGDRALVRALFDTATTDEAVPLLDAAGLREAVMASLAVELDRALKRRAGELAVEAVFFSNRYGILGKTPGAEGLMALHRAE
- a CDS encoding precorrin-6A reductase, whose translation is MEILLFGGTTEGRLLADWLADRGARVTLCVATGYGEALAPSRPGVAVHTGRLDRVGMEELMASRPFACAVDATHPYAVEVSRNLAAACAAAGLPRRRLLRPVGEEAGDWLHAPDLPGAAKLCKQIPGNLLLTTGAKELEPFAVDGLRERAFPRVLPSLDSLGRCLALGFPPAHILCMQGPFSAQLNAALIRQYEIAALVTKASGAAGGFGAKAEAARRTGCALVVVDRPGDADGVEMEEIKAWLSGFIS
- a CDS encoding precorrin-4 C(11)-methyltransferase produces the protein MVHFIGAGPGAADLITVRGAKLLGEADVVIYAGSLVNPALLEYKKPGCAVYDSAGMTLEEVISVMAGAQAEGKHIVRLHTGDPSLYGAIREQMDALDGRGIPYDVTPGVSSFSGAAAALEAEYTLPGVSQSVIITRMAGRTPVPEGEELRKMASHGCTMVLFLSTGLLEEAERELMAGGYAPDTPAAIVYKATWPEQRVYRCTVSTLARTARAHGVTKTALITVGGFLGNPYERSKLYDPGFTHGYRAGTEE
- the cbiG gene encoding cobalamin biosynthesis protein CbiG → MKLALTAFTARGLALAQRLAAALEAQGEDCVCAAPARLAQGAGLSAYGSLSGWTGERFADCGGLIFVGASGIAVRAIAPWVRDKFTDPAVVSVDEAGRFAVPLLSGHAGGANALARRLAALTGGTAAVSTATDVNGLFAVDEWAVGQGLYLDGRTAAKHISAALLAGESVGVESDFPIQGELPSGVHFGPHRLGFCVTAQAEKAPFAETLRLIPPVLTLGIGCRRGTGAQVIADAVDGVLEAYGLSPRGVCRVCSIDLKQDEPGLLEFCRRRDWPLTCFPASALAGAEGEFTPSVFVARTTGVDNVCERAAVLGSGGALLVKKTVGRGVTVAVAAAPFTVKFEGD
- a CDS encoding precorrin-3B C(17)-methyltransferase, coding for MKLTVVGLGPGAGADLTLRARAALEACGLIVGYSAYVELVRADFPEKEYLSTGMRREEDRCRAAVEAAVAGKDVAVVCSGDSGVYGMAGLIYEVAQDYPPVEIEVLPGVTAACGGAALLGAPLTHDFAVVSLSDLMTPWEKIEARLTLAARADFVICLYNPASRHRPDYLRRACDILLREKDGTTVCGWVRSIGRAGEEAHICTLEELKDVEADMFTTVFVGSSQTMVLGGKMVTPRGYLQRER